One window of Caldisericum exile AZM16c01 genomic DNA carries:
- a CDS encoding FAD-dependent monooxygenase, whose protein sequence is MEKHDVIIIGGGPAGATLAHFLGEYNIESLVIEKGHHFRDKVCAGGLPKGIFSILPVSVKDNFSYSSYKLFKVFYKGKLVASEIFDKPFAYGVMRDQFDEHLRQGITIHYNEKFVSYEENKNGIVVKTDKNIYKGKLLVGADGIGSMVSVLSGLNKKTKIVIAEEKEIPKKDHEESLNVFLGDFPLGYGWKFNKDNVSSVGAGALKKHYKKGLSNLIDNTYTLVKTYPISLWDRDISLFKGRIVLVGEAGSIVDPFNAAGIYHSIYSSKLLAESIKENFERGIISFENYIEKLSETIFEEFKYALILSSAFYPMLPLLGNVVFKPHILEFIANAQNESGYLSYKSVFERFSKSKHIEVKIALFILKLLKIV, encoded by the coding sequence ATGGAAAAACATGATGTAATTATCATTGGTGGTGGTCCTGCTGGTGCAACGCTTGCCCATTTTTTGGGTGAATACAATATTGAATCACTTGTAATTGAAAAAGGCCATCATTTTAGAGATAAAGTATGTGCAGGTGGACTACCAAAGGGAATTTTTAGTATTTTACCTGTGAGTGTAAAAGATAATTTTTCTTATAGTTCCTACAAACTCTTTAAAGTCTTTTATAAAGGAAAACTTGTTGCCTCAGAAATATTTGATAAACCTTTTGCATATGGCGTGATGCGTGATCAATTTGATGAGCACCTGCGCCAGGGTATTACTATACACTATAATGAGAAATTTGTTTCTTACGAGGAAAACAAGAACGGCATCGTAGTGAAAACCGACAAAAATATCTATAAGGGCAAACTCCTTGTTGGTGCAGATGGTATAGGAAGCATGGTATCGGTTCTTTCGGGGCTTAACAAGAAAACAAAAATAGTTATTGCAGAGGAAAAAGAAATTCCAAAAAAAGATCATGAGGAAAGTTTAAATGTATTTTTAGGAGATTTCCCTCTTGGCTACGGTTGGAAATTTAACAAAGATAATGTATCTTCTGTTGGAGCAGGAGCTTTAAAGAAGCATTACAAAAAAGGTCTCTCTAATTTAATCGATAACACATACACTTTAGTAAAAACCTATCCTATATCTCTTTGGGACAGAGACATAAGTCTTTTTAAAGGAAGGATTGTGCTTGTAGGCGAAGCTGGTTCAATTGTAGATCCCTTTAATGCTGCAGGTATATATCACTCAATTTATTCGTCCAAACTGCTTGCCGAGTCAATTAAAGAAAATTTCGAAAGGGGTATTATATCTTTTGAAAACTATATCGAAAAACTAAGTGAAACAATCTTTGAAGAGTTCAAATATGCATTAATTCTTTCAAGTGCGTTCTATCCAATGCTGCCTCTATTGGGTAATGTCGTTTTCAAACCTCACATCCTTGAATTTATAGCAAACGCCCAAAATGAAAGTGGTTATTTATCATATAAATCCGTATTTGAAAGATTTTCAAAGTCGAAGCATATTGAAGTAAAAATTGCATTGTTTATTCTAAAATTACTTAAAATAGTTTAG
- a CDS encoding alpha/beta fold hydrolase, with amino-acid sequence MEVKFKEENFKTFTDYKIIRITSDSVIKSNFKENDINIAYLFFPTRGSFDRVIILLHGMGERNVRHLEYFGHRFAKIGIPLLTPILPFHNERRIKGYKDGEKFLIDDLEDTIRDYRQAIIDIRENLNYLESKGLDKSGFTLLGFSFGGMIGTILMGVEERIKNGLLAVTGGNFEYITWKSIATKVIRQKYKTHTNYETYGCTYEKCAEIHKDYWEILKKIKNLSDIDRIKFKKECFLFDPLTFAPLINGRKVILVRAIFDEIFPKESTLALKKAINTSTLINLLSDHYLIIAYRRFLFNKVYELVKEG; translated from the coding sequence GTGGAAGTTAAATTTAAAGAGGAGAATTTCAAAACATTTACGGATTACAAAATTATAAGAATTACTTCAGATAGCGTTATTAAGTCTAACTTTAAAGAAAATGACATAAATATTGCATATCTATTCTTTCCCACAAGAGGCTCTTTCGACAGGGTTATCATATTATTACATGGAATGGGAGAAAGGAATGTAAGGCACCTTGAATACTTCGGGCATAGGTTTGCAAAGATTGGAATTCCACTTCTTACGCCTATACTTCCCTTTCATAATGAAAGAAGAATTAAAGGGTATAAGGATGGTGAGAAATTTCTTATAGACGATTTAGAAGATACTATAAGGGACTATAGGCAAGCAATTATAGATATAAGAGAAAATTTGAATTATCTTGAAAGTAAGGGCTTGGATAAAAGTGGCTTTACACTTTTGGGTTTTAGTTTTGGAGGAATGATTGGCACGATTTTAATGGGCGTTGAAGAAAGAATTAAAAACGGGTTACTTGCGGTTACTGGCGGAAACTTTGAATATATCACTTGGAAGAGTATAGCAACAAAAGTTATCCGACAAAAGTACAAAACGCACACAAACTATGAAACTTATGGCTGCACTTACGAAAAGTGTGCCGAAATACATAAGGATTATTGGGAAATACTCAAAAAGATTAAAAATCTATCGGATATTGATAGAATTAAATTTAAAAAAGAGTGTTTCTTGTTTGACCCCCTTACTTTCGCGCCTCTTATAAACGGACGTAAAGTTATTCTTGTTCGTGCCATATTTGACGAAATTTTTCCTAAGGAATCAACCCTTGCACTTAAAAAAGCAATTAACACTTCAACACTTATAAACCTATTAAGCGACCACTATCTTATAATAGCATATAGAAGATTCCTTTTTAATAAGGTATATGAACTCGTAAAGGAGGGCTAA
- the mtnA gene encoding S-methyl-5-thioribose-1-phosphate isomerase produces MEIRSLYFDGSILHILDQRYLPFEVIDVQCKTECDVWEAINKMKIRGAPAIGVAAAYGMYLGLRNFEGSTETFIQKAKELKDYLDSARPTAVNLAWATKRILDKILSNGEKSPEELKQIALIEAKNIENEDIERNFKIGEFGSELFTDGDTIMTICNTGELATIKHGTAFSVIKRSFEKYKNISVIALETRPYLQGARLTAFELKEAGIPFRLITDNMAAFVMQKGLVSGIVTGADRIASNGDTANKVGTYMLAVLAHYHKIPFYVAAPLSTIDLNIESGKEIPIEERNSDEVTHCMGQRIAPNGVEVYNFSFDVTPHELITGIITDKGIAYPPFKKSIKKLFEF; encoded by the coding sequence ATGGAAATCCGTTCCCTTTATTTTGATGGAAGCATTCTTCATATCTTAGACCAGAGATATCTTCCTTTTGAAGTTATAGATGTGCAGTGTAAAACTGAATGTGATGTATGGGAAGCAATTAATAAAATGAAAATTAGAGGAGCGCCTGCAATAGGCGTTGCCGCTGCCTATGGAATGTATTTAGGACTTAGAAATTTTGAAGGTTCAACTGAAACATTTATCCAAAAGGCAAAAGAGTTGAAGGATTACCTTGATAGTGCAAGGCCAACTGCAGTAAACCTTGCATGGGCGACAAAAAGAATCCTTGATAAAATTCTTTCAAATGGGGAAAAAAGCCCTGAAGAATTAAAACAAATAGCGCTTATTGAAGCAAAGAATATTGAAAATGAAGATATTGAGAGAAATTTCAAAATTGGGGAATTCGGATCTGAATTATTCACAGATGGTGATACAATAATGACAATCTGTAATACGGGTGAACTTGCAACAATAAAACATGGCACAGCATTTTCTGTAATTAAAAGGTCTTTTGAAAAGTACAAAAATATTTCAGTAATTGCGCTTGAAACGCGCCCGTATTTGCAAGGTGCTCGTCTTACAGCGTTTGAATTAAAAGAGGCAGGAATACCCTTTAGACTCATAACAGATAATATGGCTGCATTTGTGATGCAAAAAGGTCTTGTCTCAGGGATAGTTACAGGCGCAGATAGGATTGCATCAAATGGTGACACTGCAAACAAGGTTGGCACATATATGCTTGCAGTTTTAGCACACTATCACAAAATACCTTTTTATGTTGCAGCACCTCTTTCGACAATTGACTTAAACATTGAAAGTGGTAAAGAAATCCCAATTGAGGAAAGAAATTCTGATGAAGTAACACATTGTATGGGACAAAGAATCGCTCCCAATGGAGTTGAAGTTTATAACTTCTCTTTTGATGTAACTCCTCATGAATTGATCACTGGGATTATTACAGATAAAGGGATTGCATACCCGCCTTTTAAGAAATCAATTAAAAAATTATTCGAATTTTAA
- the rpmB gene encoding 50S ribosomal protein L28, with translation MANKCEICGKGPITGHSVSHSNRKTKRRFLPNLHKAKVMINGEIKVLRVCSDCLNKYKI, from the coding sequence ATGGCAAATAAATGCGAAATTTGTGGTAAAGGGCCTATAACAGGGCATAGTGTAAGTCACTCAAATAGAAAAACTAAAAGAAGATTTCTTCCAAATCTTCACAAAGCTAAAGTAATGATAAATGGGGAAATAAAAGTGTTGAGAGTTTGCTCGGATTGCCTCAATAAATACAAGATATAG
- a CDS encoding Asp23/Gls24 family envelope stress response protein, translated as MAKIIITENAIKKIAAYSTIECYGVVGLAPKTFYDKILRTLKVEEYEAGVDVDIKSNDNVKITLYVIIQGGTNVLEIANTIISQVSYKVKQLTKIKNVDVDVIIKGIKGEE; from the coding sequence ATGGCAAAGATTATAATAACCGAAAATGCAATTAAAAAAATAGCAGCATATTCAACAATAGAGTGTTATGGTGTTGTTGGCCTTGCACCTAAAACTTTCTATGATAAGATTTTGAGGACGCTTAAAGTAGAAGAGTACGAGGCAGGGGTAGACGTTGACATAAAAAGTAACGACAATGTAAAAATAACTTTATACGTAATCATTCAAGGTGGTACGAATGTCTTAGAAATTGCAAATACAATTATTTCGCAAGTTTCATATAAAGTAAAACAATTAACAAAAATCAAAAATGTTGACGTCGATGTAATAATAAAGGGAATTAAAGGAGAAGAATAA
- a CDS encoding DAK2 domain-containing protein: MKYLELNDLDNFFRGALQYLGEKREEVNKLNVFPVPDGDTGTNMYLTLKTAIENVDKKKPQSMKDYAKALCEGALIGGRGNSGVILSQILKGFFEPVDNVEHIDGFVFSRALQNATKVAYQAVIKPVEGTILTIIRTMAQSSIEFANKEDILALLSYIIEEGKRTLKRTPEMLPVLKEAGVIDSGGQGLVYIFEGGYKALKGELTKAKETEEVIGEAHIGPESLEYKFDTVLLCYLGSYPRDLIRKDLEQFGDSIVVADAEDLTKIHIHSNEPNKVIAYILDKGDIKEAHIENMQIQTDTFAQTKEEKPKKIESRFAFSIVSIAQGDGFRKLFESLGVEKVVEGGQTMNPSIQDILNAVNECSKDTVIVLPNNPNVVLASQEAKKLSKDKRVEIIPTKNPAQGIPIILSFNSEESIEENLKIANEVLNRIHVIEITYSVRDTSFNGLQIKENDIIGFFDDNLATTGTNPEETFIKLLEDVKDKIEGHEFISIYYGRDTEEKIAKAMLSKLQEIFPDFEFDLVYGGQPFYYYLASIE; the protein is encoded by the coding sequence ATGAAATACCTTGAACTCAATGACCTTGATAATTTCTTTAGAGGTGCCTTACAATACCTTGGAGAAAAAAGGGAAGAAGTAAATAAATTGAACGTATTTCCGGTGCCAGATGGAGATACTGGCACGAATATGTACCTTACACTCAAAACTGCAATAGAAAATGTGGACAAGAAAAAACCACAAAGTATGAAAGACTATGCAAAGGCTCTTTGTGAAGGTGCTTTAATAGGTGGTAGAGGAAATTCAGGCGTAATACTTTCTCAAATTTTAAAGGGATTTTTTGAACCAGTAGATAACGTAGAACATATTGACGGATTTGTTTTCTCAAGAGCTCTCCAAAATGCAACAAAGGTTGCATACCAAGCGGTTATAAAGCCTGTTGAAGGCACAATTCTTACAATAATAAGAACCATGGCGCAATCTTCTATTGAATTTGCCAATAAAGAGGATATCCTTGCGCTTTTATCTTATATAATTGAAGAAGGGAAAAGAACACTTAAAAGAACACCAGAAATGCTTCCTGTCTTAAAAGAAGCAGGTGTTATTGATTCGGGTGGTCAAGGACTTGTATATATATTCGAAGGCGGATACAAAGCACTTAAAGGTGAACTTACTAAAGCAAAGGAAACCGAAGAAGTAATAGGTGAAGCCCACATTGGCCCAGAATCTCTTGAATACAAATTTGATACAGTGCTTTTGTGCTATCTTGGAAGTTATCCAAGAGACTTAATAAGAAAAGACCTCGAGCAATTCGGGGATAGCATAGTTGTTGCTGATGCAGAGGACCTTACAAAAATTCACATTCATTCAAATGAGCCCAATAAAGTTATTGCTTACATTCTTGACAAAGGTGATATAAAAGAGGCTCATATCGAGAACATGCAAATTCAAACTGATACATTTGCACAGACAAAAGAAGAAAAACCAAAGAAAATTGAAAGTAGATTCGCATTCTCTATAGTCTCAATTGCACAGGGTGATGGTTTTAGGAAATTATTCGAAAGCCTTGGAGTAGAAAAGGTTGTTGAAGGCGGACAAACAATGAACCCATCTATTCAGGACATTCTAAACGCAGTTAACGAATGTTCTAAAGATACTGTAATTGTTCTGCCAAATAATCCAAATGTTGTCCTTGCATCACAAGAAGCAAAGAAACTCTCAAAAGATAAAAGGGTTGAGATAATACCTACAAAAAACCCGGCACAGGGCATTCCCATAATACTCTCATTTAATTCTGAAGAGTCAATTGAAGAAAATTTAAAGATTGCAAATGAAGTTTTAAACCGTATTCATGTTATTGAAATTACCTACTCAGTAAGAGACACAAGTTTTAACGGTCTCCAAATCAAAGAGAACGACATAATAGGATTCTTTGATGACAATTTAGCAACAACTGGCACAAATCCTGAAGAAACCTTCATTAAATTACTTGAGGATGTAAAAGATAAAATTGAAGGGCACGAATTTATTTCAATTTACTATGGCAGGGATACAGAAGAAAAAATCGCAAAGGCAATGCTCTCAAAACTTCAGGAAATTTTTCCTGATTTTGAATTCGACCTTGTATATGGTGGACAACCATTTTACTATTACTTAGCATCAATAGAATAG
- a CDS encoding purine-nucleoside phosphorylase, producing the protein MEELNKFFEEFKKKYAPQFAIITGTGLGSMLENAEIYEKIPYKDIPHFPISTVLGHASELVFAKLGKYNVVFFNGRFHYYEGYSMKEVTMTVRTAHALSIKNLIVSNASGAVNPTLKAGDLMLIRDHVNFIFADNPLRGEPGNEKFVNMTNVYDEEYRRIIKTIAYKHGIPIKEGVYCAVMGPSFETIAELLLMERLGIDAVGMSTVPEVILARYYGMKVVGLSCITDNAFAEGEVQHEKVVQIAKECGEKISLILSEFLQEV; encoded by the coding sequence GTGGAAGAACTCAATAAATTTTTTGAAGAATTTAAGAAAAAATACGCACCTCAATTTGCAATCATCACAGGTACAGGACTTGGAAGTATGCTTGAAAACGCAGAAATTTACGAAAAAATACCGTACAAGGATATTCCACACTTCCCAATTTCGACAGTATTGGGACACGCATCTGAATTAGTTTTTGCAAAATTAGGAAAATATAATGTTGTGTTTTTTAACGGAAGATTCCATTACTACGAAGGGTATTCAATGAAGGAAGTCACAATGACTGTAAGAACCGCACATGCACTTTCCATCAAAAATCTCATTGTATCAAATGCATCTGGTGCCGTGAATCCAACTCTCAAAGCAGGAGATTTGATGCTTATAAGAGATCACGTGAATTTCATATTTGCGGATAACCCGTTAAGAGGAGAGCCTGGAAACGAAAAATTTGTAAACATGACAAATGTATACGATGAAGAGTATAGAAGGATCATTAAGACAATCGCATATAAACATGGCATTCCAATCAAGGAAGGTGTTTATTGTGCAGTTATGGGGCCAAGTTTCGAAACTATTGCAGAATTACTGCTTATGGAAAGACTCGGAATTGATGCAGTTGGAATGTCAACTGTGCCTGAGGTGATACTTGCTCGTTATTACGGAATGAAGGTCGTAGGGCTTTCCTGTATTACTGACAACGCCTTTGCAGAGGGAGAAGTCCAACACGAGAAAGTTGTTCAAATTGCAAAGGAATGTGGAGAGAAAATCTCTTTAATTTTAAGCGAGTTTCTTCAGGAGGTTTAA
- a CDS encoding pyrimidine-nucleoside phosphorylase — MSIVEIIEKKKYGKHLEDNEIKEIVMGYVEGIVPDYQVAAFLMAVWFRGMDDKELSTLTDIMIHSGKTIDLSKIHGIKVDKHSSGGVADTVTIPLVPIVASLGVPVAKMSGRGLGHTGGTIDKLESIPGFRVEVPTEEFINIVNRVGGAIISQSEELVPADKKIYALRDVTGTVDSIPLIASSIMSKKIASGTDAIVLDVKVGNGAFMEDLGDALKLAEAMVRIGNSLGRKTVAYITDMNEPLGDAIGNSIEVEEGINILKGKGSKRLFEVIETLGSEMLVLGGRASDRELGKSLIREAIASGKALQKLAEIIEAQGGNKQVINDFNLLPQAKFKKDIISEKTGYISRIDTKGIGRLAQFLGAGREKKDDVIDLSCGIIFPKKLGDYIEKGQQIGTVLSNNEAKLEEALNRFNSLIEVSDTPIEPPPLIYYRVSAEGVDKLF, encoded by the coding sequence ATGAGTATTGTCGAGATTATCGAAAAGAAAAAATACGGAAAGCACCTTGAAGATAACGAAATAAAAGAAATCGTAATGGGTTATGTTGAAGGCATCGTTCCAGATTATCAAGTAGCTGCATTTCTTATGGCTGTCTGGTTTAGAGGAATGGACGATAAAGAGCTGTCCACTCTTACGGATATCATGATTCATAGTGGCAAAACAATAGACTTATCAAAAATACATGGCATAAAAGTCGATAAACACAGTTCTGGTGGTGTTGCAGACACAGTTACAATACCACTTGTGCCAATCGTTGCATCCTTGGGAGTTCCAGTTGCAAAAATGTCTGGAAGAGGTTTAGGACATACGGGTGGAACAATTGATAAACTTGAATCGATTCCAGGATTTAGAGTAGAAGTTCCTACCGAAGAGTTTATAAATATCGTAAATAGAGTAGGTGGAGCAATTATTTCTCAAAGTGAAGAGTTAGTTCCTGCAGATAAAAAGATCTACGCACTTAGGGATGTTACAGGAACTGTTGACAGTATACCACTTATTGCATCTAGTATTATGAGTAAGAAAATTGCCTCCGGAACTGATGCGATAGTGCTTGATGTTAAGGTTGGTAATGGTGCATTTATGGAAGATCTTGGTGATGCACTTAAGCTTGCGGAAGCAATGGTTAGGATTGGGAACTCATTAGGTAGAAAAACTGTTGCATATATTACCGACATGAACGAGCCTCTTGGTGATGCAATAGGAAACTCTATTGAGGTTGAAGAGGGCATAAATATACTTAAGGGAAAAGGAAGTAAGAGATTGTTTGAGGTAATAGAAACACTTGGAAGTGAAATGTTAGTATTAGGCGGGAGGGCTTCAGATAGAGAATTGGGTAAAAGCCTTATAAGAGAAGCAATAGCAAGTGGAAAGGCACTCCAAAAATTAGCCGAAATCATTGAAGCACAAGGAGGAAACAAACAAGTAATAAACGATTTCAATCTCCTTCCACAAGCAAAATTTAAGAAAGATATAATTTCAGAAAAAACAGGGTATATTTCGAGAATTGATACAAAGGGCATTGGAAGACTTGCTCAATTCTTGGGTGCGGGAAGAGAAAAAAAAGATGATGTTATCGACCTTTCATGTGGTATAATATTCCCCAAAAAATTAGGAGACTACATTGAAAAAGGACAGCAAATTGGAACTGTCCTTTCAAACAATGAAGCAAAATTAGAAGAAGCATTAAATAGATTTAATTCACTTATAGAAGTAAGTGACACACCTATTGAGCCACCTCCACTCATCTATTACAGAGTATCAGCCGAAGGGGTTGATAAACTCTTTTAA
- a CDS encoding CBS domain-containing protein produces the protein MSNNTAILTHAGADFDAIASAFAASKLYPGSVVIHPGSTDINAQKIIALFSDVLNFKKMRDLPKDFFENISRIVIVDTRLKNRIGNGVELLQNKNAQIVVIDHHPGETDIENAIVVGKNVGANTTILVNLLMLKKVRLTPIEATILALGIYEDTGSLSFPSVTSDDFRALEFLFSFGVDMKLVHRFTSPFLQEGQISLLRTFLEKLKEYNINGHKVGITHASLEKYVPGVSILAHKILEMIDLDVIFVLVKIGETVHIIGRSVHESFSLTEIADTFNGGGHPTAVSGTVKGEPIEIVVNKILEAVNLANFYSLKARDIMSSPVKTISSNATIKEALEIMVKMGFSGLPVEENGEIIGIIEKKNVEKAYLFGKKNSSVKQFFSPKIVMVKAFDNLREIEDKMVNEDVGRVLVEHNGHIIGIISRSDLLKAYKFEDMMKEIPRNVTTTQLPDKKYISKVIENATSKQIFKLLKEFGKIASELNLEIYLVGGAVRDALLGKKIVDFDFVTNDAISFGKRLKEKFNGTIEIFEETQTVHFVFNGMNFDFVTARREYYVDNSLVPVIEKATLKEDLARRDFTINAMAVDIREKNFGILYDYFNGYEDLLKGIIRVLKPLSFIEDPSRIFRAIKYMVELKFKFSRESEILLKKAVEIGALFSSKSQRVQEELKELIAKDEIDQVIQFFTNYGILKEIFRINGIPKATVSAIKSFYKTEKDTTKRIHAFLFLIYLSKCHINEEEVNKIFGIRKHEILKIKEAIEVFKNIKESFSKEDLPSIVIKLNNLDLTYVHAYYYKTKGEVKKFFKDYLEKLRFIKNELRGSDLKELGLKEGPQYRKIFDILTSLKLKGEIKDKNDEIKYLLEHREEFEWK, from the coding sequence ATGAGCAATAACACGGCAATTCTGACACACGCAGGGGCAGATTTTGATGCCATCGCCTCTGCATTTGCAGCTTCCAAACTATACCCTGGGTCAGTTGTTATTCATCCAGGATCAACGGATATAAACGCTCAAAAAATCATTGCACTGTTCTCTGATGTTCTCAATTTCAAAAAAATGAGAGATCTTCCAAAAGATTTTTTTGAAAATATATCAAGGATCGTTATTGTTGATACAAGGCTAAAAAATAGAATTGGAAATGGCGTAGAACTCCTTCAGAACAAGAACGCCCAAATTGTTGTAATTGATCATCATCCAGGAGAAACAGATATAGAAAACGCAATTGTAGTGGGAAAAAATGTTGGCGCTAACACAACGATACTTGTAAACCTTTTAATGCTAAAAAAGGTGCGTCTTACTCCAATCGAAGCTACAATACTTGCTTTAGGTATTTATGAAGATACGGGTTCACTTTCTTTCCCATCCGTTACAAGCGATGATTTTAGGGCACTTGAATTTCTCTTCTCATTTGGCGTTGACATGAAACTCGTTCACAGATTTACATCGCCTTTTCTTCAGGAGGGACAAATTTCTCTGCTTAGAACGTTCCTTGAAAAGCTAAAAGAATACAACATAAATGGACACAAAGTTGGAATAACCCATGCAAGCTTGGAAAAATATGTGCCAGGAGTATCAATTTTAGCACACAAAATTCTTGAAATGATTGACCTTGATGTGATCTTTGTCCTCGTTAAAATCGGAGAAACTGTGCACATTATAGGAAGAAGCGTCCACGAATCCTTTAGTCTTACAGAGATTGCAGATACATTTAACGGAGGAGGACATCCAACTGCAGTGTCAGGAACAGTAAAGGGCGAGCCAATCGAAATTGTCGTTAACAAAATCCTTGAAGCAGTTAATCTTGCAAACTTTTATTCACTCAAAGCAAGAGACATAATGAGTTCACCTGTAAAAACAATTTCATCAAATGCAACAATTAAAGAAGCACTTGAAATAATGGTAAAAATGGGTTTCTCTGGACTACCAGTAGAAGAAAACGGAGAAATAATTGGCATCATAGAAAAGAAAAATGTAGAAAAGGCCTACCTTTTTGGAAAAAAGAACAGTTCTGTGAAACAATTTTTTTCTCCAAAGATTGTTATGGTTAAAGCATTTGATAACTTAAGGGAAATTGAAGATAAAATGGTAAATGAAGATGTCGGGAGAGTGCTTGTAGAACACAACGGACACATTATAGGTATCATCTCACGAAGTGACCTACTTAAGGCATATAAGTTTGAAGATATGATGAAAGAAATCCCAAGAAACGTAACAACAACACAACTTCCCGACAAAAAATACATTTCGAAGGTAATTGAAAATGCAACAAGTAAACAAATTTTTAAACTCCTAAAAGAATTTGGTAAAATTGCAAGTGAATTAAATCTTGAAATCTACCTTGTTGGTGGAGCAGTGAGAGATGCACTTCTTGGCAAGAAAATCGTAGATTTTGATTTTGTGACAAATGACGCAATAAGTTTTGGAAAAAGGTTAAAAGAAAAATTTAATGGCACAATTGAGATATTTGAAGAAACACAAACAGTCCATTTTGTTTTCAATGGTATGAATTTTGATTTTGTTACAGCAAGAAGGGAATATTATGTAGATAACTCTCTTGTGCCGGTAATTGAGAAGGCTACTTTGAAAGAGGATCTTGCAAGAAGAGACTTTACCATTAACGCAATGGCAGTTGATATAAGAGAGAAAAATTTTGGCATCCTTTACGATTATTTTAACGGTTACGAGGATCTTCTTAAAGGTATTATAAGAGTTTTAAAACCACTTTCTTTTATAGAAGATCCTTCAAGAATCTTTAGAGCAATAAAATATATGGTTGAACTAAAATTCAAGTTTTCAAGAGAAAGTGAAATCCTTCTTAAGAAAGCAGTCGAAATTGGGGCATTATTTTCAAGTAAATCCCAGAGAGTACAAGAAGAACTCAAAGAGTTAATAGCAAAAGATGAAATAGATCAAGTGATTCAATTTTTTACAAACTACGGAATTTTAAAAGAAATTTTTAGAATTAACGGCATCCCAAAAGCAACAGTTAGTGCAATAAAATCATTTTATAAGACTGAAAAAGATACAACCAAGCGAATACATGCATTCCTTTTTCTTATTTACCTTTCAAAATGCCATATAAATGAGGAAGAAGTTAACAAAATCTTTGGAATTAGAAAACATGAAATCCTTAAGATAAAGGAGGCAATCGAGGTTTTCAAAAACATTAAAGAAAGTTTCAGTAAAGAGGACCTACCTTCTATTGTTATTAAACTAAATAATCTTGATTTAACATACGTTCATGCATATTATTACAAAACAAAAGGAGAAGTTAAAAAATTCTTCAAAGATTATCTTGAAAAACTGAGATTCATTAAAAATGAACTCAGAGGGTCTGACTTAAAAGAGTTGGGATTAAAAGAAGGCCCACAGTATAGAAAAATCTTCGATATTCTCACTTCTTTAAAATTAAAAGGAGAAATAAAGGACAAAAACGATGAAATTAAATACCTTTTAGAACATAGGGAGGAGTTTGAATGGAAATAG